A stretch of the Ignavibacteria bacterium genome encodes the following:
- a CDS encoding 50S ribosomal protein L11 methyltransferase — protein MINRIYTAVKIFTQPMNSELITGIFELLQAEGIEEIENGITAYFKEFDKTKEHELKLFFDRMKHELLIEDYLFTIDTLQNQNWNEEWEKTIEPIKVSEKFVIKPSFKDYIPRENEIVLTIDPKMSFGTGYHQSTRLMIKLIEKYISPGMKVLDVGTGTGVLAIASAKLGAEKVVAVENDEVCIENANENFVKNETENRCEFILGKITNVEENNFDLVLANINKHILF, from the coding sequence ATGATAAATCGCATTTATACTGCAGTAAAGATTTTCACACAACCGATGAATAGTGAATTGATTACAGGAATTTTTGAATTGCTTCAAGCTGAGGGTATAGAAGAAATAGAAAATGGAATCACTGCCTATTTCAAGGAATTTGACAAAACTAAAGAGCATGAGTTGAAACTTTTCTTTGATAGAATGAAACATGAACTTTTGATTGAGGATTATTTATTCACAATTGATACTCTGCAGAATCAAAATTGGAATGAAGAATGGGAGAAGACAATCGAACCAATCAAGGTGAGTGAAAAATTTGTAATTAAACCTTCCTTCAAAGATTATATCCCGAGAGAAAACGAAATTGTATTAACCATCGATCCGAAAATGTCTTTTGGAACTGGATATCATCAATCGACCAGATTAATGATCAAACTGATTGAAAAGTATATTTCTCCGGGTATGAAAGTTCTGGATGTTGGGACTGGGACAGGCGTTTTAGCAATTGCATCTGCAAAATTGGGGGCGGAAAAAGTTGTCGCAGTAGAGAATGATGAAGTCTGCATTGAAAACGCAAATGAAAATTTTGTGAAAAACGAAACAGAAAATCGGTGCGAATTTATTCTTGGAAAAATAACGAATGTAGAAGAAAATAACTTTGATCTAGTGTTGGCAAATATTAATAAGCATATTTTATTT